The Flavobacteriales bacterium nucleotide sequence CTCTTGTTGATATATATGCTAATTGGATTCCTGAAGAAAAGATATATACAACTAATGTCTGGTCTTCCGAATTATCCAAGTTAGTGGCTAATGCCTTTTTAGCACAACGTATAAGTTCCATAAATAGCATATCTGCCTTGTGTGAAGCGACTGAAGCAGATGTTGATGAAGTGGCTACAGCTATTGGGATGGATTCTAGAATTGGCAATAAATTTTTAAAGTCTTCAGTCGGTTTTGGAGGCAGTTGTTTTCAAAAAGATATCCTTAACTTGGCATATATTGCTAAGTCACTTGGTTTAGATGAAGTTTCGGAGTATTGGAATCAAGTCATCAAAATCAACGATTATCAAAAAAGACGATTTGCTCAGAAAATCATTAAGTCGCTTTTCGGAACAGTTTCAGGCAAAAAAATTACTTTTTTGGGTTGGGCATTTAAAAAAGACACTAACGATACCCGAGAGTCAGCAGCTATATACATTGCTGATATACTCATTGAAAATGGAGCTGAAATTTGTGTATATGATCCTAAAGTTAGTGAACAACAGATGCTTTCTGATTTAGATTATTTGAATAGTCGTTCATCTGAAGAAAATAAAAACGCATTAAGTTATTATTCAGATCCATTAAAAGCTTGTGAAAACTCACATGCAGTGGCAGTTATCACAGAGTGGGATGAGTTTAAATCTTACGATTGGCATAAAATTTACGATAACGTTATGAGTCCAGCTAAAGTTTTTGATGGTAGAAATATTTTAGAT carries:
- a CDS encoding nucleotide sugar dehydrogenase translates to MKIKSICCIGAGYVGGPTMAVIALKCPHIKVNVVDINQDRIDAWNDDNLDNLPVYEPGLAQVVKEARGRNLFFSTDVDKAINESEMVFIAVNTPTKTYGEGKGQAADLKYVELCARTIARVAKTDKIVVEKSTLPVRTAEAVQTILDSNGNGVHFEVLSNPEFLAEGTAIQDLFKSDRVLIGGQQTESGKEAISALVDIYANWIPEEKIYTTNVWSSELSKLVANAFLAQRISSINSISALCEATEADVDEVATAIGMDSRIGNKFLKSSVGFGGSCFQKDILNLAYIAKSLGLDEVSEYWNQVIKINDYQKRRFAQKIIKSLFGTVSGKKITFLGWAFKKDTNDTRESAAIYIADILIENGAEICVYDPKVSEQQMLSDLDYLNSRSSEENKNALSYYSDPLKACENSHAVAVITEWDEFKSYDWHKIYDNVMSPAKVFDGRNILD